From a region of the bacterium genome:
- a CDS encoding 2-hydroxyacid dehydrogenase: protein MNKKIAFFDTKPYDQKSFEEVNRNFGFDITYFETHLNQHTVELSNNFDAVCAFVNDSLDKKVIEHFVNHKIRIIAMRCAGYNNVDFKTAYGKIHVVRVPAYSPYAVAEHAVALILALNRKIHKAYHRTRDGNFSINGLLGFDMYGKTAGIIGTGKIGKCLVSILKGFGMNILAYDIHADHEYAKKTNIRYVALDELYKKSDIISLHCPLTKDTEHMIDAKAIDHMKNGVMIINTGRGKLVNTQALINDLKSGKIGSAGLDVYEEESDYFFEDKSTELIIDDTLARLLTFPNVLITSHQAFFTQEAIHNIAYTTLSNLKEFFDGGYLKNEICYKCEKPCLKKQKKRCF, encoded by the coding sequence ATGAACAAAAAAATTGCTTTTTTTGACACAAAACCTTATGACCAAAAATCATTTGAAGAAGTTAACAGAAATTTTGGGTTTGATATAACTTATTTTGAAACGCATCTTAACCAACATACTGTCGAGTTATCGAATAATTTTGATGCTGTCTGCGCTTTTGTGAATGATTCATTAGACAAAAAAGTTATTGAACATTTCGTAAATCATAAAATTCGAATAATTGCGATGCGATGCGCAGGATATAATAACGTAGATTTCAAGACAGCATATGGGAAAATACATGTTGTACGGGTTCCTGCTTACTCCCCATATGCTGTAGCAGAGCATGCTGTTGCGCTCATTCTAGCGCTAAACCGCAAAATCCATAAAGCATATCACCGAACCCGTGATGGAAACTTCTCAATTAATGGTCTCTTGGGTTTTGACATGTATGGCAAAACTGCCGGTATCATCGGTACAGGTAAAATTGGGAAATGTCTTGTTTCTATATTAAAGGGTTTTGGAATGAATATTCTTGCATATGACATTCATGCAGATCACGAATATGCAAAAAAAACCAATATTCGATATGTCGCTCTAGATGAATTATATAAAAAATCAGATATTATTTCTCTTCACTGCCCGCTTACAAAAGATACAGAACATATGATAGATGCCAAGGCCATTGATCATATGAAAAACGGCGTAATGATAATAAATACAGGTCGGGGTAAACTTGTCAATACACAAGCCTTGATAAACGACCTTAAATCAGGCAAAATCGGATCAGCCGGACTTGATGTATACGAAGAAGAAAGCGACTATTTCTTTGAAGATAAATCAACAGAACTTATAATTGACGATACGCTTGCGCGTTTACTTACCTTTCCAAATGTATTGATCACTTCTCATCAGGCTTTTTTTACTCAGGAAGCGATTCATAATATAGCATACACTACGCTTAGCAATTTAAAAGAATTTTTTGATGGTGGATATCTCAAAAATGAGATATGTTATAAATGTGAGAAGCCTTGTTTAAAAAAACAAAAGAAACGTTGTTTTTAA